A part of Larkinella insperata genomic DNA contains:
- a CDS encoding SGNH/GDSL hydrolase family protein yields the protein MKRIAVFFLLVCVSIGSVRAQTDTLSESREFLVRAGLPNFFQKLRKSAPVSIAYFGGSITEAKNGWREQSLKWFQEHYPKANLTHINAAIGGTGSDLGVFRLQQHVLEHKPDLVFVEFAVNDSSQQPDKIHKAMEGIVRQIWRQNRNTDICFVYTLNAAMAPTLLAHRMPNSVRAMEQIANHYRIPSVHMGLEVIRLDRQGKLVWSGKKEEFPDKVVFSPDKTHPYSDTGHRLYTQALTNAIQSLATVGRPGAHPVPEPFVADNWEHAQMISVQSLTKQGNWQELKPDNDTVARKLRNRFPYLVKSNQPGASIRVKFKGTVAGLYDVIGPGCGQYAVTVDDAPAALFPRFDSYATYYRSNYFFLPTLADQTHTVTLTVSPEPLDKAAILQKRNQTITDPRRYAENAVYASQLLIIGQLEN from the coding sequence ATGAAACGGATTGCGGTCTTTTTCCTGCTTGTCTGTGTTTCCATCGGAAGTGTTCGGGCCCAAACCGACACGCTGTCGGAAAGCCGGGAATTTCTGGTGCGGGCCGGGTTGCCCAATTTTTTCCAGAAGCTCCGGAAAAGCGCGCCCGTTTCCATCGCCTATTTCGGGGGCAGCATTACCGAGGCCAAAAACGGTTGGCGCGAGCAATCGCTGAAGTGGTTTCAGGAACACTACCCGAAAGCGAATCTGACGCACATCAACGCGGCCATTGGCGGAACCGGCTCCGATCTGGGCGTTTTCCGGCTTCAGCAGCACGTACTGGAGCATAAGCCGGATCTGGTATTTGTGGAGTTTGCGGTGAACGACAGCAGCCAGCAGCCGGACAAAATTCACAAGGCGATGGAAGGGATTGTGCGGCAAATCTGGCGTCAGAACCGGAACACCGATATCTGTTTTGTGTACACCCTCAATGCGGCTATGGCCCCGACGTTGCTGGCGCACCGGATGCCCAATTCCGTGCGGGCGATGGAGCAGATTGCCAATCATTACAGGATTCCGTCCGTACACATGGGGCTGGAGGTCATTCGGTTAGACCGGCAGGGTAAGCTGGTCTGGAGCGGCAAAAAAGAAGAGTTTCCGGATAAGGTAGTTTTTTCGCCCGACAAAACACATCCCTATTCCGACACGGGCCACCGGCTGTACACTCAAGCACTAACCAACGCCATCCAGTCGCTGGCTACCGTCGGGCGGCCCGGTGCGCATCCCGTTCCCGAACCGTTTGTGGCCGACAATTGGGAACACGCGCAGATGATTTCGGTCCAGTCGCTGACCAAACAGGGCAACTGGCAGGAGTTGAAACCGGACAACGACACCGTCGCCCGGAAGCTGCGAAACCGCTTCCCGTATCTGGTCAAGTCAAACCAGCCGGGCGCGTCGATTCGGGTAAAATTCAAGGGGACGGTTGCGGGGCTATACGATGTCATCGGGCCCGGCTGCGGACAATACGCGGTTACCGTCGATGATGCCCCGGCTGCGCTTTTCCCCCGCTTCGACAGCTACGCGACGTATTATCGGTCGAACTACTTTTTCCTGCCGACCCTAGCCGATCAGACGCATACCGTCACCCTGACGGTTTCGCCCGAACCGCTGGACAAAGCCGCCATCCTCCAGAAACGCAACCAGACTATCACCGATCCGCGTCGGTACGCCGAAAACGCCGTCTACGCCAGCCAACTCCTCATCATCGGTCAACTGGAAAACTAA
- a CDS encoding TldD/PmbA family protein: MRRRDFIQLSGLGLGALVGASVPVLGNAVPVERLLEPRADAAQKKKLADVALNAARSQGATYADVRIGRYLQQFLFTREMKLQNITNAESYGVGIRVIADGTWGFAATSDVRPEAIAKCAETAVAIARANAKIQKEPVELAPQKGVGEVSWQTPLKKNAFEVPVQEKIDLLMKVNDAALKNGAGFVTSNLFFINEQKYFASTDGSYIDQDVHRIWPTFTVTAVDRQAGKFKTRDALSSPMGMGFEYLDSLATDKIAGPNGLIGYRNSYDMVEDATAAARQAKEKLTAKSVTPGKYDLVLDPNHLGLTIHESIGHATELDRVLGYEANYAGTSFATLDKWKSKNFRYGSKLVNIVADKTQPYTLGTVGYDDEGVPSKEWDLIKDGILVNYQAIRDQVKILGGTESNGCCYADNWDSIQFQRMPNVSLKPATEKRSVSDMIKGVEKGIYILGRGSYSIDQQRYNFQFGGQLFYEIKNGQIAGMLDDVAYQSNTQEFWNSCAQLCDKDDYRTFGSFFDGKGQPSQISAVSHGCPTTRFNGVNVINTGRKI; encoded by the coding sequence ATGAGACGAAGGGATTTTATCCAGCTCTCCGGCCTGGGCCTGGGGGCGCTCGTGGGGGCCTCCGTTCCCGTGCTGGGCAATGCCGTTCCGGTGGAGCGGCTGCTGGAACCCCGCGCCGATGCGGCCCAGAAAAAGAAGCTGGCCGATGTTGCCCTGAATGCCGCCAGGAGCCAGGGGGCCACCTACGCCGATGTGCGAATCGGGCGGTATTTGCAGCAATTCCTGTTTACGCGGGAAATGAAGTTGCAGAACATCACCAACGCGGAATCTTACGGGGTGGGAATCCGGGTGATTGCCGACGGGACCTGGGGATTTGCTGCCACGAGCGACGTTCGGCCCGAAGCCATCGCCAAATGCGCCGAAACAGCCGTGGCCATTGCCCGGGCCAACGCCAAAATTCAGAAAGAACCCGTTGAGCTGGCCCCGCAGAAAGGTGTCGGGGAAGTGAGCTGGCAAACGCCTTTGAAAAAGAATGCCTTCGAAGTGCCGGTGCAGGAAAAAATCGATCTGCTGATGAAGGTAAACGATGCCGCACTGAAAAACGGCGCCGGGTTTGTTACGTCCAACCTGTTCTTTATCAACGAGCAAAAATACTTCGCTTCAACTGACGGCTCCTACATCGACCAGGACGTTCACCGCATCTGGCCCACCTTTACCGTTACGGCGGTGGACCGGCAGGCCGGAAAATTCAAAACCCGCGACGCGCTCAGCTCGCCAATGGGCATGGGCTTCGAATACCTGGATAGCTTGGCGACCGACAAAATTGCCGGGCCGAACGGTCTGATCGGTTACCGCAACTCCTACGATATGGTGGAGGATGCCACGGCCGCGGCCCGGCAAGCCAAGGAAAAGCTCACCGCCAAGTCCGTAACACCGGGCAAATACGACCTCGTGCTGGACCCCAACCACCTGGGGCTGACCATCCACGAATCGATCGGTCACGCTACCGAGCTGGACCGGGTGCTGGGCTACGAAGCCAATTACGCCGGAACCAGTTTTGCGACGCTCGACAAATGGAAGTCGAAAAACTTTCGATATGGTAGCAAACTGGTCAACATCGTCGCCGACAAAACACAACCGTATACGCTCGGCACCGTGGGCTACGACGATGAAGGCGTACCGAGTAAGGAGTGGGATTTGATCAAAGACGGTATTCTGGTCAACTACCAGGCCATTCGCGATCAGGTCAAAATTCTGGGCGGCACCGAGTCGAACGGGTGTTGCTACGCCGACAACTGGGATTCGATTCAATTCCAGCGGATGCCGAATGTGTCGCTCAAACCCGCCACCGAAAAACGCTCCGTGTCCGACATGATCAAGGGCGTAGAAAAAGGGATTTATATTCTCGGCCGGGGTTCGTATTCCATTGATCAACAACGGTATAATTTTCAGTTTGGGGGACAACTATTCTACGAAATCAAAAACGGACAGATCGCCGGAATGCTCGACGACGTCGCCTACCAGTCCAACACGCAGGAATTCTGGAACTCGTGCGCGCAGCTCTGCGACAAAGACGACTACCGCACGTTCGGTTCGTTTTTCGACGGCAAAGGCCAGCCTTCGCAGATCAGCGCCGTGTCGCACGGTTGCCCCACGACGCGCTTCAACGGCGTAAACGTCATCAACACCGGACGGAAGATTTAA
- a CDS encoding TldD/PmbA family protein, with product MAILTKEEAKKILDKVLGYAKADETSVSLSGNRTGNIRYARNTVSTSGETENLALAVTAVFGKKVGSATINEFDDDSLEKTVRRAEEIARLAPENPEYVPMLGPQKYIETTAYAESTAKIDPAFRAQAAFDSIDPCSKRNLTAAGYMEDTTGFSAIANNKGLFGYNPYTSVDFSVTTRTVDGTGSGYATRDYNDVSKLSTKETTQIAMQKALASTKARALEPGKYTVILEPTAAGDLIGLMMNNLDARNAEEGRSFLSRKGGGTRLGEKFFDERITIYSDPANVEIPGSPFVGGVDGRPQEKTLWVENGIVKNMSYSRYWAQKAGVKATPPPSGFIMQGGSQSLAELIKSTRKGILVTRFWYIRAVDPQTLLYTGLTRDGTFYVENGQIKYPVKNFRFNESPVIMLNNVEALGKPVRAGGALIPPMKIRDFTFSSLSDAV from the coding sequence ATGGCGATTCTGACGAAAGAAGAAGCAAAAAAGATACTGGACAAAGTGCTGGGGTACGCTAAAGCCGACGAAACGAGCGTGAGTCTGAGCGGCAACCGCACCGGTAACATCCGTTACGCCCGCAACACCGTGTCCACCAGTGGCGAAACCGAAAACCTGGCGCTGGCCGTTACGGCGGTGTTCGGCAAGAAAGTCGGTTCGGCCACCATCAACGAATTCGATGACGACTCGCTGGAAAAAACCGTCCGGCGGGCGGAGGAAATTGCGCGGCTGGCTCCCGAAAACCCGGAATACGTGCCGATGCTGGGGCCGCAGAAATACATCGAAACCACCGCATACGCCGAAAGTACGGCCAAAATAGACCCGGCCTTCCGGGCGCAGGCGGCTTTCGACAGCATTGACCCGTGCAGCAAAAGGAACCTGACAGCGGCCGGTTACATGGAAGATACGACCGGTTTTTCGGCCATTGCCAACAACAAGGGCTTATTCGGCTATAATCCGTATACATCCGTCGATTTCTCGGTAACGACCCGGACGGTCGATGGTACGGGTTCGGGGTACGCTACCCGCGATTACAACGACGTGTCGAAATTAAGCACGAAGGAAACCACCCAGATTGCCATGCAGAAAGCCCTGGCATCGACCAAGGCGCGGGCGCTGGAACCGGGAAAATACACCGTCATTCTGGAGCCAACGGCCGCCGGTGACCTTATTGGCTTGATGATGAACAACCTGGATGCCCGAAACGCCGAAGAAGGCCGGAGCTTTTTGAGCCGCAAGGGCGGAGGTACCCGGCTGGGCGAGAAGTTTTTTGACGAACGAATTACGATTTATTCCGATCCGGCCAATGTCGAGATTCCGGGTTCGCCGTTTGTCGGCGGGGTGGATGGCCGTCCGCAGGAAAAAACGCTCTGGGTGGAAAACGGCATTGTCAAAAACATGAGCTATTCGCGGTACTGGGCGCAGAAAGCGGGCGTGAAAGCCACGCCACCCCCGAGCGGATTCATCATGCAGGGCGGCAGTCAGTCGCTGGCGGAGTTAATTAAAAGCACCCGGAAAGGAATTCTGGTAACCCGATTCTGGTATATCCGCGCCGTCGATCCGCAAACGCTGCTGTACACCGGCCTGACCCGCGACGGCACATTTTACGTGGAAAACGGCCAGATCAAATACCCGGTGAAAAACTTCCGGTTCAACGAGAGCCCGGTCATCATGCTCAACAACGTTGAAGCCCTGGGCAAACCGGTTCGGGCAGGGGGCGCGCTGATTCCGCCCATGAAAATCCGGGATTTTACGTTCAGCAGCCTGTCAGACGCCGTGTAA
- a CDS encoding RNA polymerase sigma factor, whose translation MIDSQNERRLWEAFQEGDEEAYTRLYRLHVKAMYRYGMSLVPVSEAFVFDCIHDVFTEIWARKTRLSVPENVRYYLLKSLKVRILHLLKRGDRPHQSLTADEFDDLWAEPSAEEVMARTEDAVNQQELVKKLISQLPHRQQEAIRLRFVENMDYGEIAEMMLVNRQSAQNLVFRAVEKLRGWLLF comes from the coding sequence ATGATTGATAGTCAGAACGAACGCCGGTTGTGGGAGGCCTTTCAGGAGGGCGATGAAGAAGCTTACACGCGACTTTACCGCCTGCACGTGAAGGCCATGTATCGCTACGGCATGAGCCTGGTGCCCGTCTCCGAAGCGTTCGTTTTTGACTGCATTCACGATGTTTTTACCGAAATCTGGGCCAGGAAAACCCGGTTGTCGGTTCCGGAAAACGTTCGGTATTATCTGCTGAAGTCGTTGAAAGTCCGCATTCTGCACCTGCTCAAACGCGGTGACCGGCCGCATCAGTCGCTCACGGCGGACGAGTTTGACGACCTCTGGGCCGAACCGTCGGCGGAAGAGGTAATGGCACGCACGGAAGACGCCGTTAATCAGCAGGAACTGGTCAAAAAGCTCATCAGTCAACTGCCGCACCGGCAGCAGGAGGCCATTCGGTTGCGGTTTGTGGAAAATATGGACTACGGCGAAATTGCCGAGATGATGCTGGTGAACCGGCAGTCGGCGCAGAACCTGGTGTTTCGGGCCGTTGAAAAACTGCGCGGCTGGCTGCTTTTTTAA
- a CDS encoding FecR family protein encodes MQNPYEHYGITDFVTDDAFLRHQLHPTAQSTQFWNDWLAANPRQQEDWTQALRLFEAVQRGLSDYTRTFLSEEAESRLLVRIRETNAGYTDPASVTPLWRKSWIPYAAAASFLLLSGAFLWTQSRKHSTVTQYEQQLAAVQAPVLEKVNSGTGVQTVRLPDQTTVLLYPNSRLSYAEDFGKADRTVYLSGKAVFDVVRQPQKPFLVYAHDVVTRVLGTRFEVNAFAQNKAVTVRVQNGRVTVYRYKAHEKPSGDQRAGVLLLPNQQVVFTRQTEQFKKDLVENPAIILPSQEPQPSFVYDETPVVEVFQQLEKAYGVEIVVDKEAIEGCQLTASLTDETLSEKLNVICQSIGAAYEIVEAQIIITSPGCKAE; translated from the coding sequence GTGCAGAACCCTTACGAGCATTACGGCATTACCGATTTTGTAACCGACGACGCCTTTCTGCGGCATCAGTTGCATCCGACTGCCCAATCAACCCAATTCTGGAACGACTGGCTGGCTGCTAACCCCCGGCAGCAGGAAGATTGGACGCAGGCCCTGCGGTTGTTCGAAGCCGTTCAACGAGGACTTTCCGATTATACCCGCACCTTTTTATCCGAAGAAGCTGAATCCCGTTTGTTGGTCCGTATTCGGGAAACCAATGCCGGGTATACCGATCCTGCGTCCGTTACTCCGCTTTGGCGAAAAAGCTGGATACCCTACGCGGCTGCGGCCAGTTTTCTGCTGCTGTCCGGCGCTTTTTTATGGACCCAGTCCCGAAAGCATTCGACAGTAACGCAGTATGAACAGCAACTGGCCGCAGTGCAGGCGCCGGTGCTGGAAAAAGTCAATTCCGGTACCGGCGTCCAAACCGTCCGTCTGCCCGACCAGACCACCGTTCTGTTGTATCCGAACAGCCGGTTGAGCTACGCCGAAGATTTTGGTAAAGCCGACCGAACGGTGTATTTGTCGGGAAAGGCCGTGTTCGATGTGGTCCGCCAACCGCAGAAACCTTTTCTGGTGTACGCCCACGACGTTGTCACCCGCGTGTTGGGTACGCGCTTCGAAGTCAACGCTTTCGCCCAAAACAAAGCGGTGACGGTTCGGGTGCAAAACGGGCGGGTAACGGTGTATCGCTACAAGGCCCACGAAAAGCCGTCGGGCGATCAACGGGCGGGGGTGCTGCTCCTGCCCAACCAGCAGGTGGTTTTCACCCGGCAAACCGAGCAGTTCAAGAAAGACCTTGTGGAAAACCCGGCTATCATTCTACCCTCGCAGGAGCCGCAACCCAGCTTTGTGTACGACGAAACACCCGTGGTGGAGGTTTTTCAGCAACTTGAAAAAGCGTACGGAGTGGAGATTGTGGTTGATAAAGAAGCCATTGAAGGCTGCCAGCTCACGGCATCGCTGACGGACGAAACGTTGTCGGAGAAGCTGAATGTCATCTGCCAGTCCATTGGAGCCGCGTACGAAATCGTTGAAGCTCAGATTATTATTACTTCGCCGGGTTGTAAGGCAGAATAG
- a CDS encoding TonB-dependent receptor — protein MKRAKHLLTRFMKLSLAQIFLACLFFGASWANDLSAQELLNRRLSVQASQKKIKAVLGDIEKATDVRFSYSPQLIRSNRTVTLNVQNATLGEVLDQLLKPLQISYNVAGRQIILINLPTKPTPDHSPDGARAPAPPVDRDVSGQVTDEKGTTLPGVSVVLKGTTRGTTTDGEGNFRLTVPNEGATLVFSFVGYVKQELVVGNQTALTISLAPDAQSLSEIVVVGYGTQSKASLTGAVGSVKGDAIASIPTAALSNTLAGRVPGVNVVGNSGFVGAPSSIQIRGIGSFNNTAPLYVIDGIVQSKALFDALAPNEVESISILKDAATASIYGARGANGVVLVKTKSGKVQKPVFSYSTVFSAQRTTRPLQSYSATQELEYINDQAETFGNPKPITPEIFDYFKDKSYSILDLIWQNPTSQQHDFSVNGGSENISYYMLAGFNKSIGSFKNTDYGRYNFRSNVTAKINDYMSVNLNVSGTQRESDRFYWPYDDPESYTIADFYRATFNWTRLYPFYVDAQGNPTSDYVNGLPVSNGGWNPVELVQNGGYRRITDRTLNAIGRFDLKIPFINGLSTSFQYNYTASDRNAKSFVLFNRSYKFLPGSTTNRYQPGPVDPGQMNVHNLSSSFDQVVQSATFDKAYQLNWFLNYDRAFGAHRVTGLLTYEQQKAVGNTLTGSAQDLLSRQVDQIFNASTDRTKRTFNGGEYHNARASWVGRAHYEYGNKYIAEFSFRYDGSYIFPANSRWGFFPSGSAAWVLSEEKFFKVPAISFLKVRGSVGLLGDDGAGLIAPYQAQTNFTSGSPYVFGNSVYNGIQAGTPPNLNITWEKALTYNAGIDFGLLNGKLTGEMDYFYRHTYDILGQRIRVIPGTYGAALSSENYAQMDVRGFEAGLNFNNRVGQFRYSVGANMGYARDKVVALDEAAGLAPWRSAIGHPRNRVMGYVSDGIIRDQATLDALPEGFTQFGRQPMLGTILYKDIRGTDWNSNTPDGKITEYDQVYLSDNGIPRLNYGITLFGEWKGLSLDVLFQGVGAYDRMIRTLNGGGVFQTGDRPYFALWTDHWTPSNPDALYPRAGQWSEEFGPAPSTFWLKNGAYMRLRNITLSYNLPQKWISTLKMQSCRVYLNGGNLFVISPIKVMDPEQETLDSYPLMKSFSAGLTVNF, from the coding sequence ATGAAGCGTGCGAAACATTTACTAACCCGATTTATGAAGCTATCGCTGGCACAAATCTTTCTGGCCTGTCTCTTTTTCGGAGCATCTTGGGCCAATGATCTGTCCGCACAGGAGTTGCTCAACCGCCGGTTGAGTGTTCAGGCATCCCAGAAGAAAATAAAAGCGGTTCTGGGCGACATCGAAAAAGCCACGGATGTCCGGTTTTCGTACAGCCCGCAATTGATCCGGTCGAACCGGACGGTCACGCTGAATGTGCAGAACGCGACGCTGGGCGAGGTGCTGGACCAACTGCTGAAGCCGTTGCAGATCAGCTACAACGTAGCGGGTCGGCAGATTATTCTGATCAACCTGCCCACGAAACCGACGCCCGACCACTCGCCCGACGGGGCGCGGGCTCCGGCTCCCCCGGTTGACAGGGACGTTTCCGGCCAGGTTACCGACGAAAAAGGCACCACGCTGCCGGGTGTCAGTGTGGTGCTGAAAGGCACCACGCGCGGAACCACGACCGACGGCGAAGGCAACTTCCGGCTGACGGTCCCGAACGAGGGAGCCACGCTGGTGTTTAGCTTTGTCGGATACGTGAAGCAGGAACTCGTCGTTGGTAACCAGACGGCGCTGACCATTTCGCTCGCGCCCGATGCGCAGTCGTTGAGCGAGATCGTGGTGGTGGGCTACGGTACCCAAAGCAAAGCGAGCCTGACCGGGGCCGTAGGGTCGGTGAAGGGCGATGCCATCGCGTCGATTCCCACGGCGGCCTTGTCCAATACGCTGGCGGGGCGCGTGCCGGGCGTCAACGTGGTCGGCAATTCGGGCTTTGTAGGCGCCCCCTCGTCGATTCAGATCCGGGGGATTGGCTCCTTCAATAACACGGCGCCGTTGTACGTCATCGACGGTATTGTGCAGTCGAAAGCGTTGTTTGACGCGCTGGCCCCTAACGAAGTCGAAAGCATCAGCATTCTGAAAGATGCGGCCACGGCGTCCATTTACGGGGCGCGGGGGGCCAACGGGGTGGTGCTGGTCAAAACCAAATCCGGGAAGGTGCAGAAACCGGTGTTCAGTTATTCGACGGTTTTTTCGGCCCAGCGGACCACCCGTCCGTTGCAGAGTTATTCCGCCACCCAGGAGCTGGAATACATCAATGACCAGGCCGAAACCTTCGGCAATCCGAAACCCATCACCCCCGAGATCTTCGATTATTTCAAGGACAAAAGCTACAGCATTCTGGACCTGATCTGGCAGAATCCGACCTCGCAGCAGCACGATTTCAGCGTCAACGGCGGCAGCGAAAACATTTCGTACTACATGCTGGCCGGGTTTAATAAATCGATTGGCTCGTTTAAGAACACGGATTACGGCCGCTATAATTTTCGCTCCAATGTAACGGCCAAGATTAACGATTACATGAGTGTAAACCTGAACGTCAGCGGCACGCAGCGGGAGTCGGACCGGTTTTACTGGCCGTATGATGATCCCGAATCGTACACGATCGCCGATTTTTACCGGGCGACGTTCAACTGGACGCGGCTGTATCCGTTTTACGTCGATGCGCAGGGCAACCCCACCAGCGACTACGTCAACGGCTTACCCGTCAGCAACGGCGGCTGGAACCCCGTTGAACTGGTGCAGAACGGCGGCTACCGGCGAATTACCGACCGGACCCTGAACGCCATTGGCCGGTTCGATCTGAAAATACCATTCATCAATGGCCTGAGCACCAGTTTTCAGTACAACTACACCGCCAGCGACCGGAATGCCAAAAGCTTTGTGCTCTTCAACCGGAGCTACAAGTTTCTGCCGGGTTCGACCACGAACCGGTACCAGCCGGGGCCGGTTGATCCCGGTCAGATGAACGTCCACAACCTGTCGAGTTCCTTCGATCAGGTGGTGCAGAGCGCGACGTTTGATAAGGCGTATCAGCTAAACTGGTTTCTAAATTACGACCGGGCTTTTGGCGCCCACCGCGTTACCGGTTTGCTGACCTACGAACAGCAGAAAGCCGTGGGCAACACGCTGACCGGCAGCGCGCAGGATCTGCTAAGCCGTCAGGTTGATCAGATTTTCAATGCGTCCACGGACCGCACCAAGCGCACCTTCAACGGTGGTGAATACCACAACGCCCGGGCGTCGTGGGTGGGGCGGGCGCACTACGAATACGGCAACAAGTACATCGCCGAATTTTCGTTCCGGTACGACGGCTCCTACATTTTTCCGGCAAATTCGCGGTGGGGTTTCTTCCCCTCCGGCTCGGCGGCCTGGGTGCTGTCGGAGGAGAAATTCTTTAAAGTCCCGGCTATTTCGTTCCTGAAAGTTCGGGGGTCGGTCGGTCTGCTGGGCGACGATGGCGCGGGTTTGATTGCGCCGTATCAGGCCCAGACCAATTTTACTTCCGGCTCGCCGTATGTGTTTGGCAACTCGGTCTACAACGGTATTCAAGCCGGGACCCCGCCCAACCTGAACATTACCTGGGAGAAAGCGCTGACCTACAACGCGGGCATTGACTTCGGTCTGCTGAACGGGAAACTGACCGGCGAAATGGATTATTTTTACCGCCATACTTACGACATTCTAGGGCAACGGATTCGGGTGATACCGGGTACGTACGGAGCCGCCCTGAGTTCCGAGAATTACGCCCAGATGGATGTTCGGGGCTTTGAAGCCGGACTGAATTTTAACAACCGGGTCGGCCAGTTCCGGTATTCCGTCGGGGCTAACATGGGGTACGCCCGCGATAAGGTAGTGGCCCTCGACGAGGCCGCCGGGCTGGCTCCCTGGCGCTCGGCCATCGGTCATCCCCGCAACCGGGTCATGGGCTATGTTTCCGACGGCATCATTCGCGATCAGGCCACGCTGGATGCATTGCCGGAAGGCTTTACGCAATTTGGCCGGCAGCCGATGCTGGGCACCATCCTGTACAAAGACATTCGGGGAACCGACTGGAACAGCAACACGCCCGACGGCAAAATCACCGAATACGATCAGGTCTATCTTTCCGACAACGGCATTCCCCGGCTCAATTACGGGATTACGCTGTTTGGGGAATGGAAAGGGTTGTCGCTCGACGTGCTTTTTCAGGGCGTAGGAGCCTACGACCGGATGATCCGCACGCTCAACGGCGGGGGTGTTTTTCAAACCGGCGACCGCCCGTATTTCGCCCTGTGGACTGACCACTGGACGCCCAGCAACCCCGACGCGCTGTACCCCCGGGCGGGGCAGTGGTCAGAGGAATTTGGTCCGGCACCGTCGACGTTCTGGCTGAAAAACGGGGCTTACATGCGGCTGCGCAACATCACGCTGTCCTATAACCTGCCGCAGAAGTGGATCAGTACCCTCAAAATGCAGTCCTGCCGGGTGTACTTGAACGGCGGGAATCTATTCGTGATTTCGCCGATCAAAGTCATGGACCCTGAACAGGAAACCCTGGATTCGTACCCGCTGATGAAATCCTTTTCGGCCGGCCTGACCGTCAACTTCTAA